Proteins encoded together in one Acanthopagrus latus isolate v.2019 chromosome 19, fAcaLat1.1, whole genome shotgun sequence window:
- the cidea gene encoding cell death activator CIDE-A: MGTTMAPLSIQSGVKYAKTLLPDTLMRSVSTVQTTISRHILSSDQPRCLKVCTSSRRRRRALEASSLDELLQQAAKVFMLSCHFLTLVLEEDGTVVDSEEFFQSLPCNTALMVLEKGEMWTQNKMFPSFRQPKKNGIAKLTFDLYKLHPKDFLCCLAIKATLYEMYSLSYDFRFTRIKHILRSVLRCFTFVTRLSGQLLLYTSSSLLQFSEDDDC, from the exons atgggCACCACAATGGCGCCGCTGTCCATCCAGTCTGGAGTGAAATACGCCAAAACTCTGCTGCCGGACACTCTGATGAG GTCCGTATCAACAGTCCAGACCACCATCTCTCGTCACATCCTGTCCTCAGATCAGCCTCGCTGTCTGAAGGTCTGCACCAGCAGCCGGAGGAGGCGGCGAGCTCTGGAGGCGTCATCACTGgacgagctgctgcagcag GCGGCGAAGGTGTTCATGCTGTCCTGCCACTTCCTGACTCTGGTCCTGGAGGAGGACGGGACCGTGGTGGACTCTGAGGAGTTCTTCCAGTCTCTGCCCTGCAACACGGCGCTGATGGTGCTGGAGAAGGGAGAGATGTGGACACAGAACAAG ATGTTCCCGAGCTTCCGTCAGCCGAAGAAGAACGGAATCGCTaaactgacctttgacctctacAAGCTGCACCCTAAAGACTTCCTGTGCTGCCTCGCCATCAAGGCCACGCTGTATGAGATGTACTCGCTGTCCTACGACTTCAGGTTCACCAGGATAAAACACATCCTCAG GTCGGTGCTGCGCTGCTTCACCTTCGTCACCAGACTGAGCGGTCAGCTGCTGCTCTACACGTCTTCATCGCTGCTGCAGTTCAGCGAAGACGACGACTGTTAG
- the tubb6 gene encoding tubulin beta-5 chain isoform X2 produces MREIVHIQAGQCGNQIGTKFWEVISDEHGIDPAGSYVGDSSLQLDRINVYYNEASSHKYVPRAVLVDLEPGTMDSVRSGAFGQLFRPDNFIFGQTGAGNNWAKGHYTEGAELVDSVLDIVRKECEHCDCLQGFQLTHSLGGGTGSGMGTLLISKIREEYPDRIMNTFSVMPSPKVSDTVVEPYNATLSVHQLVENTDETYCIDNEALYDICFRTLKLTTPTYGDLNHLVSATMSGVTTSLRFPGQLNADLRKLAVNMVPFPRLHFFMPGFAPLTARGSQQYRALTVPELTQQMFDARNMMAACDPRHGRYLTVATVFRGPMSMKEVDEQMLNVQNKNSSYFVEWIPNNVKVAVCDIAPRGLKMAATFIGNSTAIQELFKRISEQFSAMFRRKAFLHWFTGEGMDEMEFTEAESNMNDLVSEYQQYQEATANDGEENFEDEEDDIVE; encoded by the exons ATGAGGGAGATCGTTCACATCCAGGCCGGACAGTGCGGGAACCAGATCGGGACCAAG ttctggGAAGTGATCAGTGACGAGCACGGCATCGATCCAGCGGGGAGCTACGTGGGCGACTCATCACTGCAGCTGGACAGGATCAACGTCTACTACAATGAGGCCTCCT CACATAAATACGTCCCCCGGGCCGTGTTGGTCGACCTGGAACCAGGAACCATGGACAGCGTTCGCTCGGGAGCCTTCGGGCAGCTCTTCAGACCGGACAACTTCATCTTTG GTCAGACAGGTGCTGGGAACAACTGGGCCAAAGGTCACTACACGGAGGGGGCGGAGCTCGTGGACTCGGTCCTGGACATCGTGAGGAAGGAGTGTGAGCACTGCGACTGTCTCCAG GGTTTCCAGCTGACTCACTCTCTGGGAGGCGGCACCGGCTCAGGTATGGGCACCCTGCTGATCAGCAAGATCCGGGAGGAGTACCCGGATCGGATCATGAACACCTTCAGCGTCATGCCCTCGCCCAAG GTGTCAGATACCGTGGTGGAGCCCTACAACGCCACCCTGTCGGTCCACCAGCTGGttgaaaacactgatgagaCCTACTGCATCGACAACGAGGCCCTTTACGACATCTGCTTCCGCACTCTTAAACTCACCACACCCACTTACGGTGACCTCAACCACCTGGTGTCGGCCACCATGAGCGGCGTGACGACCTCGCTCCGTTTCCCCGGGCAGCTGAACGCAGATCTTCGCAAGCTGGCCGTCAACATGGTGCCCTTCCCCAGGCTGCACTTCTTCATGCCGGGATTTGCTCCCCTGACAGCGCGAGGGAGCCAGCAATACCGAGCGCTTACCGTTCCCGAGCTCACCCAGCAGATGTTCGACGCCAGAAACATGATGGCAGCCTGCGACCCTCGCCACGGACGATACCTGACTGTCGCCACCGTCTTCCGCGGGCCCATGTCCATGAAGGAAGTGGACGAGCAGATGCTGAACGTCCAGAACAAGAACAGCAGCTACTTCGTGGAGTGGATCCCCAACAACGTGAAGGTGGCCGTCTGCGACATCGCTCCCCGGGGCCTCAAGATGGCCGCCACCTTCATCGGCAACAGCACGGCCATCCAGGAGCTGTTCAAGCGGATCTCAGAGCAGTTCTCGGCCATGTTCCGCCGAAAGGCTTTCCTGCACTGGTTCACGGGTGAAGGCATGGATGAGATGGAGTTCACCGAGGCGGAGAGCAACATGAACGACCTGGTGTCCGAGTACCAGCAGTACCAGGAGGCCACCGCCAACGACGGCGAGGAGAACtttgaggacgaggaggacgacaTCGTTGAGTAA
- the tubb6 gene encoding tubulin beta-5 chain isoform X1 — MREIVHIQAGQCGNQIGTKFWEVISDEHGIDPAGSYVGDSSLQLDRINVYYNEASSHKYVPRAVLVDLEPGTMDSVRSGAFGQLFRPDNFIFGQTGAGNNWAKGHYTEGAELVDSVLDIVRKECEHCDCLQGFQLTHSLGGGTGSGMGTLLISKIREEYPDRIMNTFSVMPSPKVSDTVVEPYNATLSVHQLVENTDETYCIDNEALYDICFRTLKLTTPTYGDLNHLVSATMSGVTTSLRFPGQLNADLRKLAVNMVPFPRLHFFMPGFAPLTARGSQQYRALTVPELTQQMFDARNMMAACDPRHGRYLTVATVFRGPMSMKEVDEQMLNVQNKNSSYFVEWIPNNVKVAVCDIAPRGLKMAATFIGNSTAIQELFKRISEQFSAMFRRKAFLHWFTGEGMDEMEFTEAESNMNDLVSEYQQYQEATANDGEENFEDEEDDIVESWTAEQQCDEPITGQEDNFSPID; from the exons ATGAGGGAGATCGTTCACATCCAGGCCGGACAGTGCGGGAACCAGATCGGGACCAAG ttctggGAAGTGATCAGTGACGAGCACGGCATCGATCCAGCGGGGAGCTACGTGGGCGACTCATCACTGCAGCTGGACAGGATCAACGTCTACTACAATGAGGCCTCCT CACATAAATACGTCCCCCGGGCCGTGTTGGTCGACCTGGAACCAGGAACCATGGACAGCGTTCGCTCGGGAGCCTTCGGGCAGCTCTTCAGACCGGACAACTTCATCTTTG GTCAGACAGGTGCTGGGAACAACTGGGCCAAAGGTCACTACACGGAGGGGGCGGAGCTCGTGGACTCGGTCCTGGACATCGTGAGGAAGGAGTGTGAGCACTGCGACTGTCTCCAG GGTTTCCAGCTGACTCACTCTCTGGGAGGCGGCACCGGCTCAGGTATGGGCACCCTGCTGATCAGCAAGATCCGGGAGGAGTACCCGGATCGGATCATGAACACCTTCAGCGTCATGCCCTCGCCCAAG GTGTCAGATACCGTGGTGGAGCCCTACAACGCCACCCTGTCGGTCCACCAGCTGGttgaaaacactgatgagaCCTACTGCATCGACAACGAGGCCCTTTACGACATCTGCTTCCGCACTCTTAAACTCACCACACCCACTTACGGTGACCTCAACCACCTGGTGTCGGCCACCATGAGCGGCGTGACGACCTCGCTCCGTTTCCCCGGGCAGCTGAACGCAGATCTTCGCAAGCTGGCCGTCAACATGGTGCCCTTCCCCAGGCTGCACTTCTTCATGCCGGGATTTGCTCCCCTGACAGCGCGAGGGAGCCAGCAATACCGAGCGCTTACCGTTCCCGAGCTCACCCAGCAGATGTTCGACGCCAGAAACATGATGGCAGCCTGCGACCCTCGCCACGGACGATACCTGACTGTCGCCACCGTCTTCCGCGGGCCCATGTCCATGAAGGAAGTGGACGAGCAGATGCTGAACGTCCAGAACAAGAACAGCAGCTACTTCGTGGAGTGGATCCCCAACAACGTGAAGGTGGCCGTCTGCGACATCGCTCCCCGGGGCCTCAAGATGGCCGCCACCTTCATCGGCAACAGCACGGCCATCCAGGAGCTGTTCAAGCGGATCTCAGAGCAGTTCTCGGCCATGTTCCGCCGAAAGGCTTTCCTGCACTGGTTCACGGGTGAAGGCATGGATGAGATGGAGTTCACCGAGGCGGAGAGCAACATGAACGACCTGGTGTCCGAGTACCAGCAGTACCAGGAGGCCACCGCCAACGACGGCGAGGAGAACtttgaggacgaggaggacgacaTCGTTGA GAGCTGgactgcagagcagcagtgtgacgAGCCAATCACAGGGCAGGAAGACAACTTCAGCCCAATCGATTAG